The following proteins come from a genomic window of Kitasatospora sp. NBC_01246:
- the hypD gene encoding hydrogenase formation protein HypD codes for MKYLEDFQNPELAAGLLADIRATVTRPWALMEVCGGQTHTIIRQGIDQLLPEEVELIHGPGCPVCVTPLEVIDRALAIAARPEVIFCSFGDMLRVPGSDRDLFRVRSEGGDVRVVYSPLDALKVARENPHREVVFFGIGFETTAPPNAMAVHQARKQGLRNFSMLVSHVRVPPAIEAIMTSPDCRVQGFLAAGHVCSVMGTGEYPELAERHRVPIVVTGFEPLDILEGIRRTVRQLERGEHTVENAYARAVRPEGNPAARAMLEDVFEVADRAWRGIGVIPRSGWRLSPRYRDHDAEYRFDVTGITTREPAQCRSGEVLQGLLKPDQCEAFGTTCTPRTPLGATMVSSEGACAAYYLYRRLSTPAVPREASPVG; via the coding sequence GTGAAGTACCTGGAGGACTTCCAGAACCCGGAGCTGGCGGCCGGCCTGCTCGCGGACATCAGGGCGACGGTCACCAGGCCGTGGGCGCTGATGGAGGTGTGCGGCGGGCAGACGCACACCATCATCCGGCAGGGGATCGACCAACTCCTCCCGGAAGAGGTCGAGTTGATCCACGGGCCGGGCTGCCCGGTCTGTGTCACCCCGCTGGAGGTGATCGACCGGGCGCTGGCGATCGCGGCCCGGCCCGAGGTGATCTTCTGCTCGTTCGGCGACATGCTCCGGGTGCCGGGCAGCGACCGCGACCTCTTCCGGGTCCGGAGCGAGGGCGGTGACGTCCGGGTGGTCTACTCGCCGCTCGACGCGCTGAAGGTCGCCCGGGAGAACCCGCACCGCGAGGTCGTCTTCTTCGGCATCGGCTTCGAGACCACCGCTCCGCCCAACGCGATGGCCGTCCACCAGGCCCGGAAGCAGGGGCTGCGCAACTTCAGCATGCTCGTCTCGCACGTCCGGGTGCCCCCGGCCATCGAGGCCATCATGACCTCGCCGGACTGCCGGGTGCAGGGCTTCCTGGCCGCCGGGCACGTCTGCAGCGTGATGGGCACCGGCGAGTACCCCGAACTGGCCGAGCGCCACCGGGTGCCGATCGTGGTCACCGGCTTCGAGCCGCTCGACATCCTGGAGGGGATCCGGCGCACCGTGCGGCAGTTGGAGCGCGGCGAGCACACCGTGGAGAACGCCTACGCCCGGGCTGTGCGCCCGGAGGGCAACCCGGCGGCCCGGGCCATGCTGGAGGACGTCTTCGAGGTGGCCGACCGGGCCTGGCGCGGGATCGGGGTGATCCCGCGGAGCGGCTGGCGGCTCTCCCCGCGCTACCGCGACCACGACGCCGAGTACCGCTTCGACGTCACCGGCATCACCACCCGCGAGCCGGCGCAGTGCCGCAGCGGGGAGGTCCTCCAGGGGCTGCTGAAGCCCGACCAGTGCGAGGCCTTCGGCACCACCTGCACTCCGCGCACCCCGCTCGGCGCCACCATGGTGTCCAGCGAGGGGGCCTGCGCCGCGTACTACCTCTACCGCCGGCTGAGCACGCCGGCCGTTCCCCGG
- a CDS encoding HypC/HybG/HupF family hydrogenase formation chaperone: protein MCLAVPGRVVEIAERDGARMAVVDFGGVVKDVCLEYLPDLRVGEYAIVHVGFALQRLDEESARRTLDLFAEIGLLQEEFGDPWEAAAAAVREEQQ, encoded by the coding sequence ATGTGTCTGGCGGTGCCCGGAAGAGTGGTGGAGATCGCGGAACGCGACGGAGCCAGGATGGCGGTCGTCGACTTCGGCGGAGTCGTCAAGGACGTGTGCCTGGAGTACCTGCCGGACCTGCGGGTGGGTGAGTACGCCATCGTGCACGTCGGGTTCGCGCTGCAGCGCCTGGACGAGGAGTCGGCCCGCCGGACGCTGGATCTCTTCGCCGAGATCGGCCTGCTGCAGGAGGAGTTCGGCGATCCGTGGGAAGCGGCGGCCGCGGCCGTACGGGAGGAGCAGCAGTGA
- the hypF gene encoding carbamoyltransferase HypF, whose protein sequence is MTAGRPAAGPQRRRVAVRGLVQGVGFRPFVFTLAAELGLAGTVTNTGDGVLAEVEGPPESVDAFCRRVATDAPPLARVASVEHEALALTGAAGFAITPSRTDGTRRTLIPPDTATCADCLAELADPGDRRYRHPFISCTNCGPRHTIVTGLPYDRANTTMAGFPLCPDCEREYTDPADRRFHAQPLCCHACGPRLALVVPGLPSLDGEAALTEARRLLADGAILAVKGIGGYHLACDALNERSVARLRRRKRRGAKPFALMARDLAEIARLLRPDPVEEELLTGAVRPIVLLRRRGPLPAALEAVAPRSPDLGVMLPYTPLHQLLIAPPGPGLLVMTSANLSGEPVVTEDRDAFARLAPLVDAWLTHDRPIHVPCEDSVVRVVDGEQLPIRRSRGHAPLPLPLPAPVRPVLAVGGDLKNTFALAQDGYAWLSGHIGDMDDLATLEAFDRAVAHLGAVTGVRPELLAVDRHPGYRSVRHARSTAGGREVRTVQHHHAHVASVMAEHGLDGGRPVLGVAFDGTGFGDDGAVWGGEVLLADYDGYRRLAHLAYVPLPGGDAAVARPYRTALAQLFAAGLPWAPELPPVLACPENERLVLKRQLERSLNCAPTSSMGRLFDAVSALAGICQRVEYEAQAAIELEGAALAHGPAEGAYAFGLRPVDGTLVADPAPVLAAVVADLAAGAPAGLIAARFHDAVAGLVRRVCAVAREEHGTGTVALTGGVFANALLSSACAEGLRADGFTVLRHRRVPPNDGGLALGQLMVAARAAGPAAI, encoded by the coding sequence GTGACGGCCGGTCGGCCGGCGGCCGGGCCGCAGCGGCGCCGGGTCGCCGTCCGCGGCCTCGTCCAGGGCGTCGGGTTCCGGCCGTTCGTCTTCACGCTCGCCGCCGAGCTCGGCCTGGCCGGCACCGTCACCAACACCGGGGACGGCGTGCTGGCCGAGGTCGAGGGGCCGCCGGAGTCGGTGGACGCGTTCTGCCGCCGGGTCGCCACCGACGCGCCGCCGCTGGCGCGGGTCGCCTCGGTCGAGCACGAGGCGCTGGCCCTCACCGGCGCGGCCGGGTTCGCCATCACCCCCTCCAGGACCGACGGCACCCGCCGCACACTGATCCCGCCCGACACCGCGACCTGCGCGGACTGCCTCGCCGAACTCGCCGACCCCGGCGACCGCCGCTACCGGCACCCGTTCATCAGCTGCACCAACTGCGGTCCCCGGCACACCATCGTGACCGGTCTGCCGTACGACCGGGCCAACACCACGATGGCCGGCTTCCCGCTCTGCCCGGACTGCGAGCGGGAGTACACCGACCCGGCCGACCGGCGCTTCCACGCCCAGCCGCTCTGCTGCCACGCGTGCGGACCGAGGCTCGCCCTGGTCGTGCCCGGGCTGCCGTCGCTCGACGGCGAGGCGGCGCTCACCGAGGCCCGGCGGCTGCTCGCCGACGGCGCGATCCTGGCCGTCAAGGGCATCGGCGGCTACCACCTGGCCTGCGACGCGCTGAACGAGCGGAGCGTGGCCCGGCTGCGCCGGCGCAAGCGGCGCGGCGCCAAGCCCTTCGCCCTGATGGCGCGCGACCTCGCCGAGATCGCGCGGCTGCTCCGCCCCGACCCGGTCGAGGAGGAACTGCTCACCGGCGCCGTCCGGCCGATCGTCCTGCTGCGCCGCCGGGGGCCGCTGCCGGCGGCGCTGGAGGCGGTGGCGCCGCGCAGCCCCGACCTCGGGGTGATGCTCCCCTACACCCCCCTGCACCAGCTGCTGATCGCCCCGCCCGGCCCCGGGCTGCTCGTGATGACCAGCGCCAACCTCTCCGGCGAACCGGTCGTGACGGAGGACCGGGACGCGTTCGCCCGGCTGGCACCGCTGGTCGACGCCTGGCTGACGCACGACCGGCCGATCCACGTCCCGTGCGAGGACTCGGTGGTGCGGGTGGTGGACGGCGAGCAACTGCCGATCCGGCGCTCGCGCGGCCACGCACCGCTGCCGCTGCCGCTCCCGGCCCCCGTCCGGCCCGTGCTGGCCGTCGGCGGCGACCTCAAGAACACCTTCGCGCTGGCCCAGGACGGCTACGCCTGGCTGTCCGGCCACATCGGGGACATGGACGACCTCGCCACCCTGGAGGCCTTCGACCGTGCGGTGGCCCATCTCGGCGCGGTCACCGGCGTCCGGCCCGAGCTGCTGGCGGTGGACCGCCACCCCGGCTACCGGTCCGTGCGGCACGCCCGGAGCACCGCCGGCGGGCGGGAGGTGCGGACGGTGCAGCACCACCACGCGCACGTCGCCTCGGTGATGGCCGAACACGGCCTCGACGGCGGCCGGCCCGTTCTGGGGGTCGCCTTCGACGGCACCGGCTTCGGTGACGACGGTGCGGTGTGGGGCGGCGAGGTCCTGCTGGCCGACTACGACGGCTACCGCCGCCTCGCCCACCTCGCCTACGTCCCGCTGCCGGGCGGGGACGCCGCGGTGGCGCGGCCCTACCGGACGGCGCTCGCCCAGCTGTTCGCGGCCGGGCTCCCGTGGGCGCCCGAGCTGCCACCCGTCCTGGCCTGCCCGGAGAACGAACGGCTGGTACTGAAGCGGCAGTTGGAGCGCTCGCTGAACTGTGCGCCGACCTCCAGCATGGGGCGGCTGTTCGACGCGGTGTCCGCCCTCGCCGGGATCTGCCAGCGGGTCGAGTACGAGGCGCAGGCGGCGATCGAGCTGGAGGGCGCGGCGCTGGCGCACGGCCCGGCCGAGGGGGCCTACGCCTTCGGGCTGCGGCCGGTGGACGGGACGCTGGTCGCAGACCCGGCGCCGGTGCTGGCCGCGGTGGTGGCCGACCTGGCCGCCGGCGCCCCGGCCGGCCTGATCGCGGCGCGCTTCCACGACGCGGTCGCGGGGCTGGTCCGCCGGGTCTGCGCGGTGGCCCGGGAGGAGCACGGGACCGGGACGGTCGCGCTGACCGGCGGGGTCTTCGCCAACGCGCTGCTGTCCTCGGCCTGCGCGGAGGGCCTGCGGGCGGACGGATTCACCGTGTTGCGGCACCGCCGGGTGCCGCCCAACGACGGAGGACTGGCGCTCGGGCAGCTGATGGTGGCCGCCCGGGCCGCCGGCCCGGCCGCCATCTGA
- the hypB gene encoding hydrogenase nickel incorporation protein HypB, with amino-acid sequence MCRTVELRQAVLARNDDGARELRAELAARGTVVVNLLSSPGSGKTALLEAELGLARARGVPVAALTADLATENDARRLARSGAPVKQVLTDGLCHLETAMLREHLAGWLPPDTRLLFVENVGNLVCPASYDLGESLRVVLASVTEGEDKPLKYPTAFGLANLVLVTKADLAVAAEFDEAAFLASVARVNPGVEVLFTSVRTGQGAGVLLDRALAVLDGAEAHRPVMAGAPGHGHSPGHPHAHGPGEGHHHGDDGAHAHPHAPVAERS; translated from the coding sequence ATGTGTCGCACGGTGGAACTCCGGCAGGCGGTCCTCGCCCGCAACGACGACGGCGCCCGCGAGCTGCGCGCCGAGCTCGCCGCGCGCGGCACCGTCGTGGTGAACCTGCTGTCCAGCCCCGGTAGCGGGAAGACGGCGCTGCTGGAGGCCGAACTCGGGCTGGCCCGGGCCCGCGGCGTGCCGGTGGCCGCGCTCACCGCGGACCTCGCCACCGAGAACGACGCCCGGCGGCTGGCCCGTTCGGGCGCGCCGGTGAAGCAGGTGCTCACCGACGGGCTGTGCCACCTGGAGACGGCGATGCTCCGCGAGCACCTGGCGGGCTGGCTGCCGCCGGACACCCGGCTGCTCTTCGTCGAGAACGTCGGCAACCTGGTCTGCCCGGCCTCCTACGACCTCGGCGAATCCCTGCGGGTGGTGCTCGCCTCCGTCACGGAGGGGGAGGACAAGCCGCTCAAGTATCCGACGGCCTTCGGGCTGGCGAACCTGGTGCTGGTGACCAAGGCCGACCTCGCGGTGGCGGCGGAGTTCGACGAAGCCGCGTTCCTGGCGAGCGTCGCGCGGGTCAACCCAGGGGTGGAGGTGCTGTTCACCTCCGTCCGGACCGGGCAGGGGGCAGGGGTGCTGCTGGACCGGGCGCTCGCGGTGCTGGACGGTGCCGAGGCCCACCGGCCGGTGATGGCCGGCGCCCCGGGGCACGGGCACTCCCCCGGACACCCGCACGCGCACGGGCCGGGTGAGGGGCACCACCACGGGGACGACGGCGCGCACGCGCATCCGCACGCCCCGGTGGCGGAACGGTCGTGA
- the hypA gene encoding hydrogenase maturation nickel metallochaperone HypA: MHEMSIATAVVEQVDAAARDHGAVAVEKVRLQVGELAGVVPSALDFCFELACAGTLVEGAKLETEAVAARARCTPCGVEWAVGMPPDLGCPRCGGARVELLAGRELQILGVQWAERPVGASADQEG; encoded by the coding sequence ATGCACGAGATGTCGATCGCGACGGCCGTCGTCGAGCAGGTGGACGCGGCAGCCCGGGACCACGGGGCGGTCGCGGTGGAGAAGGTGCGCCTCCAGGTCGGCGAACTCGCCGGGGTGGTGCCCTCCGCGCTGGACTTCTGCTTCGAACTGGCCTGCGCCGGAACGCTGGTGGAGGGCGCGAAGCTGGAGACCGAGGCCGTCGCGGCGCGTGCCAGGTGCACCCCGTGCGGCGTCGAGTGGGCCGTGGGCATGCCGCCCGACCTCGGGTGTCCGCGCTGTGGCGGCGCCCGGGTCGAGCTGCTCGCGGGCCGGGAGTTGCAGATCCTCGGCGTCCAGTGGGCCGAGCGCCCGGTGGGCGCGTCGGCCGACCAGGAAGGCTGA
- a CDS encoding DUF6893 family small protein, with amino-acid sequence MLKNLLCAAVAAAVVTLVWQSLPDLKRYLRILRM; translated from the coding sequence ATGCTGAAGAACCTGCTGTGCGCGGCCGTCGCGGCCGCGGTCGTGACCCTGGTCTGGCAGAGCCTGCCCGACCTGAAGCGCTACCTGCGGATCCTGCGGATGTGA
- a CDS encoding hydrogenase maturation protease has product MSTGRVLVAGVGNIFLGDDGFGVETVRRLAGHPLPADVELVDIGVRGVHLAYQLLDGYRTLVLVDATARGGEPGTVYLIEADAGPVEAPVMDGHRMGPDAVLALLATLAAGTGGSAPERVLVVGCEPESLEEGIGLSAPVAAAVEEAVEVVLRIVGSDAQAQREASPC; this is encoded by the coding sequence GTGAGCACGGGCCGGGTGCTGGTGGCCGGGGTGGGCAACATCTTCCTCGGTGACGACGGGTTCGGGGTGGAGACGGTCCGGCGGCTGGCCGGGCACCCGCTGCCGGCCGACGTCGAGCTGGTGGACATCGGGGTGCGCGGAGTGCACCTGGCCTACCAGCTGCTGGACGGCTACCGGACGCTCGTGCTGGTCGACGCCACCGCGCGCGGAGGCGAGCCGGGCACGGTGTACCTGATCGAGGCGGACGCCGGCCCGGTGGAGGCGCCCGTCATGGACGGGCACCGGATGGGGCCGGACGCCGTGCTCGCGCTGCTCGCCACGCTGGCCGCCGGGACGGGCGGATCCGCGCCCGAACGGGTGCTCGTGGTGGGGTGCGAGCCGGAGTCGCTGGAGGAGGGCATCGGGCTCAGTGCCCCGGTGGCCGCAGCCGTCGAGGAGGCGGTCGAAGTGGTCCTGCGGATCGTCGGATCGGACGCGCAGGCGCAGAGAGAGGCGTCACCATGCTGA
- a CDS encoding DUF6084 family protein yields the protein MTALSFACTGVRPDPHAAGPTLVLRLRITAPEGTRVHALALRCQLRIEPARRSYGEAEGERLADLFGERSRWGGTLHPVQFAQVPLMVPGFTGETEVDLPVPCTYDMDVASARYLAALDGGDVPLLLLFSGTAFTGPGGFQVAPVPWDREATVRMPVRVWREMIEQHFPGCGWLRLPAELMAELLAYRSRRALPSWDATVRELLDAVRTEEVAR from the coding sequence GTGACCGCGCTGTCCTTCGCCTGCACCGGCGTGCGGCCCGACCCCCACGCGGCCGGGCCGACGCTGGTCCTGCGGCTGCGGATCACCGCCCCCGAAGGGACCAGGGTGCACGCCCTGGCGCTCCGCTGCCAGCTGCGGATCGAACCCGCGCGGCGCTCCTACGGCGAGGCCGAGGGCGAGCGGCTGGCCGACCTGTTCGGCGAGCGCTCCCGCTGGGGCGGCACGCTGCACCCGGTGCAGTTCGCCCAGGTGCCGCTGATGGTGCCCGGCTTCACCGGGGAGACCGAGGTGGACCTGCCCGTCCCGTGCACCTACGACATGGACGTGGCCTCCGCCCGCTACCTCGCGGCGCTGGACGGCGGTGACGTCCCGCTGCTGCTGCTCTTCTCCGGCACCGCGTTCACCGGCCCGGGCGGCTTCCAGGTGGCCCCGGTGCCCTGGGACCGGGAGGCGACGGTGCGGATGCCCGTGCGGGTGTGGCGGGAGATGATCGAGCAGCACTTCCCGGGCTGCGGGTGGCTGCGGCTGCCGGCCGAACTGATGGCGGAACTGCTCGCCTACCGTTCCCGGCGGGCCCTGCCGTCCTGGGACGCGACCGTGCGCGAGCTGCTCGACGCGGTCCGGACCGAGGAGGTCGCCCGGTGA
- a CDS encoding DUF5947 family protein, which translates to MSARQLSRPGAALLRRLREPAPPQPERCTFCGQQLPREHRHLVDTEEQSLTCVCTACGLLFQQPGAAGGRYRGVPDRYLAEPDHRFGEEQWAALGIPVETAFLFRNARQDRLVLLYPGPGGATESEPDEADWRAALGASRLAAELEPDVEALLLRHPAASPVQCFLVPIDVCYELVGRLRRCWKGFDGGAEARAELDAFFARVAARARALQPEGAS; encoded by the coding sequence GTGAGCGCCCGTCAGCTCTCCCGCCCCGGCGCCGCCCTGCTGCGCCGGCTGCGCGAGCCCGCACCCCCGCAGCCGGAGCGCTGCACCTTCTGCGGCCAGCAGCTCCCGCGGGAGCACCGGCACCTGGTGGACACCGAGGAGCAGTCCCTCACCTGTGTCTGCACGGCCTGCGGGCTGCTGTTCCAGCAGCCCGGCGCGGCCGGCGGCCGCTACCGCGGCGTGCCCGACCGCTACCTCGCCGAGCCGGACCACCGGTTCGGCGAGGAGCAGTGGGCGGCGCTCGGCATCCCGGTCGAGACGGCGTTCCTGTTCCGCAACGCCCGGCAGGACCGGCTGGTGCTGCTCTACCCCGGCCCGGGCGGTGCGACCGAGAGCGAACCGGACGAGGCCGACTGGCGGGCCGCGCTCGGCGCGAGCCGGCTCGCCGCCGAACTGGAGCCCGACGTCGAGGCGTTGCTGCTGCGGCACCCGGCGGCGAGCCCGGTCCAGTGCTTCCTGGTGCCGATCGACGTCTGCTACGAGCTGGTCGGCCGGCTGCGGCGGTGCTGGAAGGGCTTCGACGGCGGGGCCGAGGCCCGGGCCGAACTCGACGCCTTCTTCGCCCGGGTGGCCGCCCGGGCCCGCGCGCTCCAACCGGAGGGGGCCTCGTGA
- a CDS encoding thioredoxin, translated as MTAEETGLRIQEALDQLAGGDGQGAGEQLVRELMAFYGDGLTRLVRALPPQTLRQLLDDQAVAGLLVLHDLHPEDVTARIARALAALPEPVELLGFDPATGTLRLRRSRSGCGCGEQDVEAVLACHAPEVTAVELERAPQLLQIGTRPPASAEVR; from the coding sequence ATGACGGCGGAGGAGACCGGGCTGCGGATCCAGGAGGCGCTGGACCAGCTGGCCGGCGGCGACGGGCAGGGGGCCGGCGAGCAGCTGGTCCGCGAGCTGATGGCCTTCTACGGGGACGGCCTCACCCGGCTCGTCCGCGCCCTGCCGCCGCAGACGCTGCGGCAGCTGCTGGACGACCAGGCGGTGGCCGGGCTGCTCGTCCTGCACGACCTGCACCCCGAGGACGTCACCGCCCGGATCGCCCGCGCGCTCGCCGCGCTGCCCGAGCCGGTCGAACTGCTCGGCTTCGACCCCGCGACCGGCACGCTGCGGCTGCGCCGGAGCAGGAGCGGTTGCGGCTGCGGGGAGCAGGACGTCGAGGCCGTGCTGGCCTGTCACGCCCCCGAGGTGACGGCCGTGGAGCTGGAACGCGCGCCGCAGCTGCTGCAGATCGGCACCCGGCCGCCGGCCTCGGCGGAGGTGCGGTGA
- a CDS encoding nickel-dependent hydrogenase large subunit, translating into MAPTTKAAGDGSGLVEMSWDPITRIVGSLGIHTKIDFKQKKVAECYSTSSVFRGYSVFMRGKDPRDAHFITSRICGICGDNHATCSVYAQNMAYGVKPPHLGEWIINLGEAAEYMFDHNIFQENLVGVDYCEKMVRETNPGVLELAERTAAPHAGDHGYRTIADIMRSLNPIEGEFYREALQVSRYTREMFCLMEGRHVHPSTLYPGGVGTVATVQLFTDYLTRLMRYVEFMKKVVPLHDDLFDFFYEALPGYEEVGRRRILLGCWGSLNDPDHCDFTYRNMTDWGRKMFVTPGVVVDGKLVTNDLTEINLGIRILLGSSYYEDWEGKELFVTHDPLGNPVDPRHPWNQHTVPAPQKRDFDDKYSWVMSPRWFDGKDHLALDTGGGPIARLWSTALSGLVDIGYIKATGHSVQINLPRSMTKPETTFEWKIPRWSNAIERNRARTYFQAYAAAAALHFAEKALAEVRAGRSQTWERFEVPDESIGCGFTEAVRGVLSHHMVIRDGKIANYHPYPPTPWNASVRDSYGTPGPYEDAVQNTPIFEENSPENFKGIDIMRAVRSFDPCLPCGVHMYVGGGRTVQKMHVPTGLSGLTA; encoded by the coding sequence ATGGCACCGACGACGAAGGCAGCCGGCGACGGCAGCGGCCTGGTGGAGATGTCCTGGGACCCGATCACCCGGATCGTGGGCAGCCTCGGCATCCACACGAAGATCGACTTCAAGCAGAAGAAGGTGGCGGAGTGCTACAGCACCTCGTCGGTCTTCCGCGGCTACAGCGTCTTCATGCGGGGCAAGGATCCGCGCGACGCGCACTTCATCACCAGCCGCATCTGCGGCATCTGCGGCGACAACCACGCCACCTGCTCCGTCTACGCGCAGAACATGGCGTACGGGGTGAAGCCGCCGCACCTCGGTGAGTGGATCATCAACCTCGGCGAGGCCGCCGAGTACATGTTCGACCACAACATCTTCCAGGAGAACCTGGTCGGGGTCGACTACTGCGAGAAGATGGTCCGCGAGACCAACCCCGGCGTCCTGGAGCTGGCCGAGCGCACCGCGGCCCCGCACGCCGGCGACCACGGGTACCGGACGATCGCCGACATCATGCGCTCGCTCAACCCGATCGAGGGCGAGTTCTACCGCGAGGCGCTGCAGGTCAGCCGCTACACCCGGGAGATGTTCTGCCTCATGGAGGGCCGCCACGTGCACCCCTCCACGCTCTACCCGGGCGGCGTCGGCACGGTGGCGACGGTCCAGCTCTTCACCGACTACCTGACCCGGCTGATGCGGTACGTGGAGTTCATGAAGAAGGTCGTGCCGCTCCACGACGACCTCTTCGACTTCTTCTACGAGGCGCTGCCCGGCTACGAGGAGGTCGGCCGGCGCCGCATCCTGCTCGGCTGCTGGGGGAGCCTCAACGACCCGGACCACTGCGACTTCACGTACCGGAACATGACCGACTGGGGCCGGAAGATGTTCGTCACCCCGGGCGTGGTCGTCGACGGCAAGCTGGTCACCAACGACCTGACCGAGATCAACCTCGGCATCCGCATCCTGCTCGGCAGCTCCTACTACGAGGACTGGGAGGGCAAGGAGCTCTTCGTCACCCACGACCCGCTGGGCAACCCGGTCGACCCCAGGCACCCCTGGAACCAGCACACCGTCCCCGCGCCGCAGAAGCGCGACTTCGACGACAAGTACAGCTGGGTGATGTCCCCCCGCTGGTTCGACGGCAAGGACCACCTCGCGCTCGACACCGGCGGCGGCCCGATCGCCCGCCTCTGGTCCACCGCGCTCTCCGGGCTGGTCGACATCGGCTACATCAAGGCCACCGGCCACAGCGTGCAGATCAACCTGCCGCGCTCGATGACCAAGCCGGAGACCACCTTCGAATGGAAGATCCCGCGCTGGAGCAACGCCATCGAGCGCAACCGCGCCCGGACGTACTTCCAGGCCTACGCGGCCGCGGCGGCCCTGCACTTCGCGGAGAAGGCCCTCGCCGAGGTCCGGGCCGGGCGCAGCCAGACCTGGGAGCGCTTCGAGGTGCCGGACGAGTCGATCGGCTGCGGCTTCACCGAGGCCGTGCGCGGCGTGCTGTCGCACCACATGGTGATCCGCGACGGCAAGATCGCCAACTACCACCCGTACCCGCCGACGCCGTGGAACGCCAGCGTCCGCGACAGCTACGGCACGCCCGGCCCGTACGAGGACGCGGTGCAGAACACGCCGATCTTCGAGGAGAACTCGCCGGAGAACTTCAAGGGCATCGACATCATGCGGGCCGTGCGCAGCTTCGACCCCTGTCTGCCCTGCGGCGTCCACATGTACGTCGGCGGCGGCCGGACCGTGCAGAAGATGCACGTCCCCACCGGCCTGAGCGGGCTCACCGCATGA
- a CDS encoding hydrogenase expression protein HypE translates to MGAAATSATDADVVHILWINAGLSCDGDSVSLTAAMQPSIEEIVTGALPGLPKIAVHWPLIDFECGPVQGADNFVEWFFKADRGELDPFVLVVEGSIPNESIKEEGYWCGFGDDPRTGQPITTSEWLDRLAPKATAVVAIGTCATYGGIHAMAGNPTGAMGVPDYLGWDWKSKAGLPIVCVPGCPIQPDNFSETLTYLLYQLAGSAPMIPLDDKLRPTWLFGATVHEGCDRGGYYEQGQFATEYGTPECLVRLGCWGPVVKCNVTKRGWINGIGGCPNVGGICIACTMPGFPDKFMPFMDPPPGSHISANASSAYGAVIRRLRSITMKTLDKEPKWRHPGRTLTTGYRTPG, encoded by the coding sequence ATGGGTGCTGCAGCAACGAGCGCCACCGACGCTGACGTGGTGCACATTCTCTGGATCAACGCGGGCCTGAGCTGCGACGGTGACTCGGTCTCCCTGACCGCGGCCATGCAGCCGAGCATCGAGGAGATCGTCACCGGCGCGCTGCCGGGCCTGCCGAAGATCGCCGTCCACTGGCCGCTGATCGACTTCGAGTGCGGGCCGGTCCAGGGCGCGGACAACTTCGTGGAGTGGTTCTTCAAGGCGGACCGCGGGGAACTCGACCCGTTCGTCCTGGTCGTCGAGGGATCCATCCCGAACGAGAGCATCAAGGAGGAGGGCTACTGGTGCGGTTTCGGCGACGATCCGCGGACCGGTCAGCCGATCACCACCAGTGAGTGGCTGGACCGGCTCGCGCCCAAGGCCACGGCGGTCGTCGCGATCGGCACCTGCGCCACCTACGGCGGCATCCACGCCATGGCCGGCAACCCGACCGGCGCCATGGGCGTTCCCGACTACCTGGGCTGGGACTGGAAGTCCAAGGCCGGCCTGCCCATCGTCTGCGTGCCGGGCTGCCCCATCCAGCCCGACAACTTCTCCGAGACCCTGACCTACCTGCTCTACCAGCTGGCCGGCTCCGCGCCGATGATCCCGCTGGACGACAAGCTGCGCCCGACCTGGCTGTTCGGCGCCACCGTGCACGAGGGCTGCGACCGCGGCGGCTACTACGAGCAGGGCCAGTTCGCCACCGAGTACGGCACCCCGGAGTGCCTGGTGCGGCTGGGCTGTTGGGGCCCGGTCGTCAAGTGCAACGTCACCAAGCGCGGCTGGATCAACGGCATCGGCGGCTGTCCCAACGTGGGCGGCATCTGCATCGCCTGCACGATGCCCGGCTTCCCGGACAAGTTCATGCCCTTCATGGACCCGCCGCCGGGCTCGCACATCTCGGCCAACGCCAGCTCCGCGTACGGCGCGGTGATCCGGCGACTGCGCTCGATCACCATGAAGACCCTCGACAAGGAACCGAAGTGGCGCCACCCGGGGCGCACGCTGACGACCGGTTACCGCACACCGGGGTGA